In one window of Chryseobacterium viscerum DNA:
- a CDS encoding polyprenyl synthetase family protein, with amino-acid sequence MANTVEEIKRPINDEMKLFEQKFYESMQSKVALLDKVTRFIVTTKGKQMRPMFVFLCAKLVGEVTEKTYRGASMIELIHTATLVHDDVVDESFKRRNFFSINALWKNKIAVLVGDYLLSKSVLLSTDHKDYDLLGVISRTIREMSEGELLQLEKARKLDITEDVYYEIIRQKTATLIAACCEIGVLSNNADEVLAKKMMDFGTFTGMAFQIKDDLFDYLSSNVIGKPVGIDIKEQKMTLPLIHTLKIASEKDRKYYFDTIKRYNNNPKRVKELIEFVKNSGGLEYAIKVMKDFQQKAKDLLNDFPDSEARKSLHSMLDYVIERKF; translated from the coding sequence GTGGCAAATACAGTAGAAGAGATTAAACGACCGATCAATGATGAAATGAAACTTTTTGAACAGAAGTTTTATGAATCAATGCAGAGTAAAGTAGCTTTATTAGATAAAGTAACCCGTTTTATTGTTACCACCAAAGGAAAACAGATGCGTCCTATGTTTGTATTTCTTTGTGCCAAGCTGGTAGGAGAGGTGACAGAGAAGACGTACCGCGGTGCTTCTATGATCGAACTAATCCATACAGCTACTCTGGTACATGATGATGTAGTAGATGAAAGTTTTAAACGTCGTAATTTCTTTTCAATCAATGCGCTATGGAAAAATAAAATTGCGGTTTTGGTGGGAGATTATCTTTTATCAAAATCAGTTTTACTATCTACAGACCACAAAGATTATGACTTGCTTGGAGTAATTTCCAGAACCATCCGTGAAATGTCAGAAGGAGAACTTCTTCAGCTGGAAAAAGCCAGAAAACTGGATATTACAGAAGATGTTTATTATGAGATTATCCGTCAGAAGACGGCTACTCTCATTGCTGCCTGCTGTGAAATAGGAGTTCTTTCTAACAATGCAGACGAAGTTCTGGCTAAGAAGATGATGGACTTCGGAACCTTTACAGGAATGGCGTTTCAGATCAAAGATGACCTTTTTGATTATTTAAGTTCAAATGTGATCGGAAAGCCCGTAGGAATTGATATTAAAGAACAGAAAATGACCCTGCCTTTAATTCATACCCTGAAAATAGCCAGTGAGAAGGATAGAAAGTACTATTTCGATACTATAAAACGTTATAACAATAACCCCAAACGTGTAAAAGAGCTTATAGAATTCGTTAAAAACTCGGGAGGATTGGAATATGCCATTAAGGTAATGAAAGATTTCCAGCAGAAAGCGAAAGATCTTCTGAACGATTTCCCGGATTCTGAGGCAAGAAAATCGCTGCATAGCATGTTGGATTATGTAATTGAAAGAAAGTTTTAA
- the queA gene encoding tRNA preQ1(34) S-adenosylmethionine ribosyltransferase-isomerase QueA, giving the protein MKTSDFNFDLPAELLAEHPSEHRDEARLMVLDRKTQTIEHKLFKDVVDYFDEDDLFIFNNTKVFPARLYGNKEKTGAKIEVFLLRELDKETRVWDVLVDPARKIRIGNKLFFTEDESLVAEVIDNTTSRGRTLRFLFDGSYDEFRTKLKELGETPLPKYIKRAVEPEDAERYQTIYAKIEGAVAAPTAGLHFSKHLMKRLEIKGINFAEVTLHVGLGTFNPIEVEDLSKHKMESEEIIIDEKNADLINRAVESHRRVCAVGTTTMRALETSVSSNKKISAFNGWTNKFIYPPHDFGVATSMITNFHTPKSTLLMMIAAFAGKDFVMQAYEEAVKEKYKFYSYGDAMLIL; this is encoded by the coding sequence ATGAAAACATCAGATTTTAATTTTGATCTTCCTGCGGAACTATTAGCAGAACACCCATCAGAGCACAGAGATGAAGCTAGATTAATGGTACTTGATAGAAAAACACAAACTATCGAGCATAAATTATTCAAGGATGTAGTGGATTATTTTGATGAGGATGATTTGTTTATCTTCAACAATACTAAAGTTTTCCCTGCCCGTCTTTACGGAAATAAAGAAAAAACAGGTGCTAAAATTGAAGTTTTCTTATTAAGAGAACTTGATAAAGAAACCAGAGTTTGGGATGTTTTGGTAGATCCGGCAAGAAAAATCAGAATTGGTAACAAATTATTCTTCACTGAAGATGAATCTTTGGTAGCGGAAGTTATTGATAACACTACTTCAAGAGGAAGAACGTTAAGATTCTTATTCGACGGTTCTTACGACGAATTCAGAACGAAATTAAAAGAATTGGGAGAAACTCCACTTCCAAAGTATATCAAAAGAGCTGTAGAGCCGGAAGATGCAGAAAGATACCAGACTATCTATGCTAAAATAGAAGGAGCTGTTGCAGCACCTACTGCAGGTCTTCACTTCTCTAAGCATTTGATGAAGAGATTAGAGATCAAAGGGATCAATTTTGCTGAAGTAACACTTCACGTAGGATTGGGAACATTCAACCCGATTGAGGTAGAAGATCTTTCTAAGCACAAAATGGAATCTGAAGAGATCATCATCGATGAGAAAAATGCTGACCTTATCAATAGAGCGGTAGAATCTCACAGAAGAGTTTGTGCGGTAGGAACTACTACAATGAGAGCACTGGAAACTTCTGTTTCTTCAAACAAAAAGATTTCTGCTTTCAACGGATGGACCAATAAATTCATTTATCCGCCTCACGATTTCGGAGTAGCTACTTCAATGATCACAAACTTTCACACACCGAAGTCTACACTTCTTATGATGATTGCTGCGTTTGCTGGAAAAGATTTCGTAATGCAAGCTTATGAAGAAGCCGTAAAAGAAAAGTATAAATTCTATTCTTACGGTGACGCAATGTTAATTCTATAA
- a CDS encoding sterol desaturase family protein, with protein sequence MMDFLMSEDGLENVYAWAIPLHATVILAEMIYSHVSEAKLYSGKDLATNVYLALMNFGLDLIMKAFAMGVMFFFYNHRLFSWDLSVWYLLACFIITDFAYYVLHYVDHRSRAFWAVHITHHSSEYFNLTTGFRSPVLQPLYRYLYFSPLAFLGFNPWHIMVAYAIGQVYGTWVHTQTVKSMGFLEYILVTPSHHRVHHACNVKYLDKNMGMCLIIWDKIFGTFQKEDPNIPVKYGIYPKMPDNRPDTVLFYEWRKIWKDLKQPGLKFTDRINYIFNSPGWRHDGTGKTVRQYQKEYFAKQAKKKEQQQTQEEQKTA encoded by the coding sequence ATGATGGATTTTCTTATGAGCGAGGATGGGCTGGAAAATGTGTATGCATGGGCTATCCCGTTGCATGCAACTGTTATTTTAGCTGAAATGATTTACAGCCACGTTTCAGAGGCTAAGTTATATAGTGGGAAAGATCTTGCTACAAATGTTTATCTGGCCTTAATGAATTTTGGTCTGGACCTTATCATGAAAGCATTTGCCATGGGCGTTATGTTTTTCTTCTACAATCACAGGCTTTTTTCATGGGATCTTAGTGTATGGTATCTGCTGGCTTGTTTTATCATCACAGATTTTGCTTATTATGTACTGCATTATGTTGACCACCGTTCCAGAGCATTCTGGGCAGTTCATATCACGCACCACAGTTCAGAATATTTTAACCTTACAACAGGATTCAGAAGTCCTGTCCTACAGCCGCTTTACAGATATTTATATTTTTCACCGCTTGCATTTTTAGGATTCAATCCATGGCATATTATGGTGGCTTATGCTATTGGTCAGGTATATGGAACGTGGGTTCATACACAAACAGTGAAGAGTATGGGATTTTTAGAATATATTCTTGTGACTCCTTCCCACCACCGCGTTCATCATGCATGCAATGTAAAATACCTGGATAAAAATATGGGAATGTGTCTGATCATCTGGGATAAAATATTTGGAACCTTTCAAAAAGAGGACCCTAATATTCCCGTAAAATATGGAATCTATCCTAAAATGCCTGATAACAGACCAGATACGGTACTTTTTTATGAATGGAGAAAAATCTGGAAAGATCTGAAGCAGCCCGGATTAAAGTTTACAGACAGGATCAATTATATTTTCAATTCACCGGGATGGAGACATGACGGAACCGGAAAGACGGTAAGGCAATACCAGAAAGAATATTTTGCAAAACAGGCCAAAAAGAAAGAACAACAGCAAACTCAGGAAGAGCAGAAAACTGCTTAA
- a CDS encoding winged helix-turn-helix transcriptional regulator — MKKNELMQYSCPLGKAMAALGSKWKPIIVLVIKDRKLRFGELAVRINVISRKVLTDQLREMEADGLVIREEFKELPPRVEYSLTEKGLALLPILYLLEEWEAKYQVKGQHEDKDCTFLNEDVKNIKAVNV, encoded by the coding sequence ATGAAAAAGAATGAATTAATGCAATACAGCTGTCCTCTGGGCAAGGCAATGGCCGCTTTGGGAAGCAAATGGAAGCCTATTATTGTTCTTGTTATTAAAGACAGAAAGTTACGTTTTGGGGAACTGGCAGTACGCATTAATGTCATTTCCAGAAAGGTATTGACTGATCAGCTGAGAGAGATGGAAGCCGATGGACTGGTTATTCGTGAAGAGTTTAAGGAACTTCCTCCAAGAGTGGAATATTCTCTTACAGAAAAGGGATTGGCCTTGCTACCCATCCTCTATTTATTGGAAGAATGGGAAGCAAAATATCAGGTGAAAGGGCAACATGAAGATAAAGATTGTACTTTTTTGAATGAGGATGTGAAAAATATAAAGGCTGTCAATGTTTGA
- the rlmN gene encoding 23S rRNA (adenine(2503)-C(2))-methyltransferase RlmN: MKDIRILSLDQLKDYFESLGEKPFRAKQVYDWLWSKNLHSIDEMTNLSKSLREKISEEYTINPVSVDLLQRSTDGTIKNGVKLHDGLMVESVLIPTETRTTACVSSQVGCSLNCEFCATAKLKRMRNLEVAEIVDQVALIDSQSRMYFERPLSNIVFMGMGEPMMNYKNVVEAIRKITQPEGLGMSPRRITVSTSGIPKMIKMLADDELRVKLALSLHSAIESKRNEIMPFSDKFPLTDIMESLQYWYQKTGSVITFEYCVWKGINDGDEDIKALIRYCKQVPSKVNLIQYNPIGDGKYDQCNKQAEENYIRQLENAGITVMVRRSRGGDIDAACGQLANKATD; this comes from the coding sequence ATGAAAGATATCCGTATATTATCACTGGACCAGCTTAAAGATTACTTTGAGTCTTTAGGAGAAAAACCGTTTCGTGCGAAACAGGTCTATGACTGGCTGTGGAGTAAAAATCTCCATTCGATAGATGAAATGACGAATCTTTCGAAATCACTTCGTGAAAAAATTTCCGAAGAATATACAATCAACCCTGTTTCCGTAGATCTTCTTCAAAGAAGTACTGACGGAACCATCAAAAACGGAGTGAAACTTCATGACGGACTGATGGTGGAGTCTGTTCTTATTCCTACAGAAACAAGAACTACAGCCTGTGTATCTTCGCAGGTAGGATGCTCATTAAACTGCGAATTCTGTGCTACAGCAAAACTGAAGAGGATGAGAAACCTTGAAGTGGCTGAAATTGTAGATCAGGTAGCTCTGATTGACAGCCAGAGTAGAATGTACTTCGAGAGACCGCTTTCCAATATCGTATTTATGGGAATGGGAGAGCCGATGATGAATTACAAAAACGTAGTGGAGGCCATCAGAAAAATTACCCAGCCGGAAGGATTGGGAATGTCTCCAAGAAGAATTACCGTTTCTACATCCGGTATTCCAAAGATGATCAAAATGCTTGCTGATGACGAACTGCGTGTGAAACTGGCTTTGTCCCTTCACTCTGCTATCGAGTCCAAACGTAACGAGATCATGCCTTTCTCTGATAAATTCCCGTTGACGGATATTATGGAGTCCCTTCAGTACTGGTATCAAAAGACAGGTTCTGTCATTACTTTTGAATATTGTGTATGGAAAGGAATCAATGACGGAGATGAAGATATTAAAGCTTTAATCAGATACTGCAAACAGGTTCCTTCAAAAGTAAACCTTATTCAATACAACCCGATTGGTGATGGTAAGTATGACCAATGTAACAAACAGGCGGAAGAAAACTACATCCGTCAGCTTGAAAATGCAGGTATTACTGTAATGGTCAGAAGAAGCCGCGGAGGTGATATTGATGCAGCTTGCGGGCAATTGGCCAACAAAGCAACGGATTAA
- a CDS encoding carboxymuconolactone decarboxylase family protein, translated as MNYKEIAKETIENLYRAHNSIRKSGIDEKLIALVELRISQINGCAYCCSFHAKELSDFGLEQDIINRLPGWKHTQVFNDQQKLVLEWAEAIIYNKYDWENTKAKLIKHFTEREIVELTASITLMNTLNKLRITLAGED; from the coding sequence ATGAATTACAAAGAAATTGCAAAAGAAACGATTGAAAATCTGTACAGAGCACACAACAGCATTAGAAAATCCGGTATTGATGAAAAGTTAATTGCATTAGTAGAATTGCGTATCTCTCAAATCAATGGATGTGCCTATTGCTGCAGTTTTCATGCTAAAGAACTTTCCGATTTTGGCCTTGAACAGGATATCATTAACAGACTTCCGGGCTGGAAACATACCCAAGTCTTCAATGATCAGCAAAAACTTGTTTTAGAATGGGCAGAAGCTATCATTTACAATAAATATGATTGGGAAAACACTAAGGCAAAACTGATAAAGCATTTTACAGAGCGTGAAATTGTAGAACTTACTGCAAGTATAACTCTGATGAATACTTTGAATAAATTGAGGATAACTTTAGCTGGAGAGGATTAA
- a CDS encoding AIM24 family protein: MSKYSIEAFINETKENPQQRDYFELETKHLLEINLNNQAVWTKKGSMVSYVGNVNFERQGMLAGGIGNLLKKAISGEGSKLMKAEGTGKLYVADSGKKVRILYLNNESVCVNGNDVLAHEQSVKSDITMLKSIAGMMSGGLFQVKLSGTGHIAITTHGDPLTLLVTPDTPVFTDPNATVAWSGNLSPELKTNVSFKSLIGRGSGEEFQMKFSGHGWVLIQPYEEVYYMEK, encoded by the coding sequence ATGAGTAAATATTCAATTGAAGCATTTATCAACGAAACAAAAGAGAATCCGCAGCAAAGAGATTATTTTGAACTGGAAACCAAACATCTTCTGGAAATCAACCTTAATAATCAGGCAGTATGGACCAAAAAAGGAAGTATGGTAAGCTATGTGGGAAATGTCAATTTTGAAAGACAGGGAATGCTTGCCGGAGGAATTGGAAATCTTCTTAAAAAAGCAATCAGCGGGGAAGGAAGTAAGCTTATGAAAGCGGAAGGAACCGGAAAATTGTATGTGGCAGATTCCGGAAAAAAAGTACGTATCCTTTATCTGAACAACGAGTCAGTATGTGTGAACGGAAATGATGTTCTTGCCCATGAGCAAAGTGTAAAAAGTGATATTACCATGCTTAAGAGTATTGCAGGAATGATGTCTGGCGGACTTTTCCAGGTGAAACTTTCAGGAACGGGACATATTGCCATTACAACTCACGGAGATCCATTAACTCTACTGGTAACTCCTGATACGCCTGTGTTCACAGATCCTAATGCTACTGTTGCATGGTCCGGAAATCTGAGCCCGGAACTGAAAACAAATGTTTCTTTCAAAAGCCTTATCGGAAGAGGAAGTGGTGAAGAATTTCAGATGAAGTTCTCAGGCCACGGATGGGTATTGATTCAGCCTTACGAAGAAGTTTATTATATGGAAAAATAA
- a CDS encoding thiamine pyrophosphate-dependent enzyme, whose amino-acid sequence MQTTYIETQQISFQDFKNQILEDYRLGRISREMSYLGRREVLTGKAKFGIFGDGKELPQLAMAKVFRNGDFRSGYYRDQTFALAIDALTVESFFAQMYADTSVEREPASAGRQMNGHFATRSLNEDGSWKDLTGQKNISSDISPTAGQMPRLLGLAQASTIYKSVKFDGSEKFSREGNEIAFGTIGDASTAEGHFWETLNAACALQVPMIVSIWDDGYGISVPTKNQRAKADISEMLSGFQRKEGENQGCEIIQVKAWDYPALLDAYAKAEHFARTESVPVVVHVIDVTQPQGHSTSGSHERYKNEERLAWEAEYDGLAKFKEWILNYSIDIDGNEEVIATAEELETIDEEAKKIAKAGQKTAWENYQKAVSELIQSVLPLVENLKGQNTEVETYISQFNKLVSKAKKDIFHLVRKTLLATRGTNSAERTQLMQKYNEVAAVEKDNYSSHLYSQSEWKSENIQEIKPVYSDSSEDVDGRVVIRNNFDKIFEKYPETLIFGEDTGNIGDVNQGLEGMQEKYGALRIADTGIREATILGQGIGMAMRGLRPIAEIQYLDYVLYCLQGMSDDLATVHYRTKGGQKAPLIIRTRGHRLEGIWHSGSPMAGILNLSKGILVLVPRNLTKAAGFYNTMLQADEPAIIVECLNGYRLKEKQPDNLGEFTVPVGKIEVTKEGKDVTLVTYGSTWRIVTEAANELEKLGISAEVIDIQSLIPFDLSHEIAESVKKTNRLVVIDEDVEGGTTGFILQQILEKQKAFRYLDSDPLTISANDHRPAYASDGDYFSKPSTDDMVEKIYAMFNETNPQKYPAIF is encoded by the coding sequence ATGCAAACAACCTACATTGAAACACAGCAAATATCCTTTCAAGATTTTAAAAATCAGATACTTGAAGACTACAGGTTAGGAAGGATCTCTCGTGAAATGTCTTATCTCGGAAGGAGAGAAGTACTCACAGGAAAAGCTAAATTCGGAATTTTTGGGGATGGAAAAGAACTTCCTCAGCTTGCAATGGCGAAAGTTTTCAGAAATGGAGACTTCCGTTCAGGATATTACAGGGATCAGACTTTTGCATTGGCAATAGATGCCTTAACAGTAGAAAGTTTCTTTGCACAGATGTACGCAGATACAAGCGTGGAAAGAGAGCCTGCTTCAGCTGGAAGACAGATGAACGGGCATTTCGCAACAAGAAGTTTAAATGAAGACGGAAGCTGGAAAGATTTGACAGGTCAGAAAAATATTTCTTCTGATATTTCTCCTACAGCCGGACAGATGCCGAGATTATTAGGATTGGCTCAGGCTTCTACAATCTATAAAAGTGTAAAATTTGACGGTTCAGAAAAATTCTCAAGAGAAGGTAACGAAATTGCTTTCGGAACTATTGGGGATGCTTCTACAGCAGAAGGACACTTCTGGGAAACTTTGAATGCAGCATGTGCACTTCAGGTTCCTATGATTGTTTCTATCTGGGATGATGGATATGGAATTTCGGTTCCTACTAAAAATCAAAGAGCAAAAGCTGATATCAGTGAGATGCTAAGCGGTTTCCAGAGAAAGGAAGGAGAGAACCAGGGATGTGAAATCATTCAGGTGAAAGCTTGGGATTATCCTGCATTATTGGATGCATATGCTAAGGCAGAACATTTTGCAAGAACAGAAAGTGTACCGGTAGTGGTTCATGTAATTGATGTTACCCAGCCTCAGGGGCACTCTACATCCGGATCTCACGAAAGATATAAAAATGAAGAACGTCTGGCTTGGGAAGCTGAGTATGACGGACTGGCAAAATTCAAAGAGTGGATCCTGAACTATTCTATTGATATTGATGGAAATGAAGAAGTAATTGCGACTGCTGAAGAGCTGGAAACTATTGATGAAGAGGCAAAAAAGATCGCAAAAGCAGGACAGAAAACCGCTTGGGAAAACTATCAGAAAGCAGTTTCAGAACTTATTCAGTCTGTTCTACCTTTAGTAGAAAACCTTAAAGGGCAGAATACTGAAGTGGAAACATATATTTCTCAATTCAATAAGCTTGTTTCAAAAGCTAAAAAAGATATTTTCCATCTAGTAAGAAAAACTTTACTGGCAACAAGAGGTACAAACTCTGCAGAAAGAACTCAGCTGATGCAGAAATACAATGAAGTGGCTGCTGTGGAGAAAGATAACTATTCTTCTCACTTATATTCTCAATCGGAATGGAAGTCTGAAAATATCCAGGAGATCAAACCGGTATATTCTGACAGTTCTGAAGATGTAGACGGAAGAGTAGTGATCAGAAATAACTTTGACAAAATTTTTGAAAAATATCCTGAAACTTTAATCTTTGGTGAAGATACCGGAAACATTGGTGACGTAAACCAGGGATTGGAAGGAATGCAGGAAAAATATGGTGCTTTACGTATCGCTGATACAGGAATCCGTGAAGCAACGATTCTTGGACAGGGAATTGGTATGGCGATGAGAGGTTTAAGACCAATCGCAGAAATCCAGTACTTAGACTATGTTCTTTACTGTTTACAGGGAATGAGTGATGATCTGGCAACCGTACATTACAGAACTAAAGGAGGTCAGAAAGCTCCGTTGATTATCAGAACTAGAGGTCACAGATTAGAAGGAATCTGGCATTCAGGTTCTCCAATGGCAGGGATTCTTAACCTTTCAAAAGGTATTTTAGTATTAGTACCTAGAAATCTTACGAAAGCAGCAGGATTCTATAACACTATGCTTCAGGCTGACGAACCTGCGATCATCGTAGAATGTCTGAACGGATACAGATTAAAAGAAAAACAGCCGGATAACTTAGGTGAATTCACTGTTCCTGTAGGGAAAATTGAAGTAACTAAAGAAGGAAAAGACGTTACTTTGGTTACTTACGGGTCTACATGGAGAATTGTAACTGAAGCAGCCAATGAATTGGAAAAACTAGGGATTTCTGCAGAAGTAATTGATATTCAGTCGTTGATTCCTTTCGATTTATCTCACGAAATTGCTGAAAGTGTTAAAAAAACCAACAGATTAGTCGTAATTGACGAAGATGTGGAAGGTGGAACTACAGGATTCATCTTACAGCAGATTCTTGAAAAGCAGAAAGCATTCAGATATCTGGATTCAGATCCGTTGACGATCTCTGCAAATGATCACAGACCTGCTTATGCAAGTGATGGTGATTATTTCAGCAAGCCGTCTACAGATGATATGGTAGAGAAAATCTATGCAATGTTTAATGAAACAAATCCTCAGAAATATCCAGCGATATTCTAA
- a CDS encoding Gfo/Idh/MocA family protein: protein MDNSNSRRNFLKTAALASFGALVLPNSLFAYSNDFKTDKKVRVGFIGVGLRGQEHVKLLAKRNDVEIVAFADPEKRMLAASQKILKDNNKPAAQEFSNGEYDYRNLLKLKTIDAVVIATPWEWHLTQGVEAMRAKKIVGMEVSGAIKLQDCWEFVKVYEETKVPIFMMENVCYRRDIMAILNMVRKGMFGELVHGRGGYQHDLRGVLFNDGVNPYNSGAEFGEKGFSEAKWRTEHYVKRNGELYPTHGLGPVAMMMDINRGNRLTRLSSFSSKSVGLHKYIVEHPKGGENHPSAKVKFNQGDVVTTQIACANGETILLTHDTSLQRPYDLGFRVQGTEGLWQDFGWGDFNQGHIYFEKTMNHTHRWDNTEKWMTEHDHPMWKRFENTAAGAGHGGMDFFVMNTFIECIKRNIEFPMDVYDLALWYSITPLSEESIAKGGQVVDIPDFTNGKWKTRKPVFGMTDEF, encoded by the coding sequence ATGGACAATAGTAATTCGCGCAGGAATTTTCTTAAGACAGCAGCTTTAGCAAGCTTTGGGGCATTGGTTTTACCCAATTCATTATTCGCCTATTCCAATGATTTTAAAACAGATAAAAAAGTCCGTGTCGGTTTCATCGGCGTTGGTCTTCGTGGGCAGGAACATGTGAAATTACTGGCAAAACGCAATGATGTAGAGATTGTAGCATTTGCAGATCCTGAGAAAAGAATGCTTGCTGCTTCTCAAAAAATATTAAAAGACAACAATAAACCGGCTGCTCAGGAGTTTTCCAACGGGGAATATGACTATAGAAATCTATTAAAATTAAAAACAATAGATGCTGTTGTCATTGCTACTCCATGGGAATGGCACCTTACACAGGGTGTAGAAGCTATGCGTGCTAAAAAAATTGTGGGCATGGAAGTTTCCGGAGCAATAAAGCTTCAGGACTGCTGGGAATTTGTAAAAGTATACGAGGAAACAAAAGTTCCTATCTTCATGATGGAAAACGTGTGTTACCGAAGAGATATTATGGCCATTCTGAATATGGTTCGTAAAGGGATGTTCGGAGAATTAGTTCACGGAAGAGGTGGTTATCAGCATGATCTGAGAGGTGTGCTTTTCAATGACGGGGTTAATCCTTACAATTCCGGTGCAGAGTTCGGAGAAAAAGGATTCAGTGAGGCAAAATGGAGAACCGAACATTATGTAAAACGTAACGGAGAACTTTATCCTACACATGGATTAGGTCCGGTTGCCATGATGATGGATATCAACAGAGGAAACCGTTTAACAAGACTTTCTTCATTCTCTTCAAAATCTGTAGGACTTCATAAATATATTGTAGAACATCCTAAGGGAGGAGAAAATCATCCAAGTGCCAAAGTAAAATTCAATCAGGGAGATGTGGTAACTACGCAGATTGCCTGTGCCAATGGGGAAACCATCCTTCTGACTCATGATACAAGTTTACAGCGGCCTTATGATTTGGGCTTCCGTGTTCAGGGAACTGAAGGATTGTGGCAGGATTTCGGATGGGGAGATTTCAATCAGGGTCATATTTATTTTGAGAAAACAATGAACCATACCCACCGTTGGGACAATACAGAAAAATGGATGACAGAACACGATCATCCGATGTGGAAAAGGTTTGAAAATACTGCTGCAGGAGCAGGACATGGCGGAATGGATTTCTTTGTAATGAATACTTTTATTGAATGTATCAAACGAAATATAGAATTCCCGATGGATGTGTATGACCTTGCTTTATGGTATTCCATTACGCCGTTGAGTGAAGAGTCTATTGCCAAAGGCGGTCAGGTAGTTGATATCCCTGATTTTACCAATGGAAAATGGAAAACCCGTAAACCTGTATTTGGAATGACCGATGAGTTCTAA